The proteins below are encoded in one region of Oncorhynchus keta strain PuntledgeMale-10-30-2019 unplaced genomic scaffold, Oket_V2 Un_contig_17895_pilon_pilon, whole genome shotgun sequence:
- the LOC127919934 gene encoding ictacalcin-like, which translates to MSQVQQAMALLISAFHKYSGKEGDKTTLSKGELKDLLNAELGEIMGKNTDQAKVDKIFKDLDANSDGSVDFQEYVTLVACLTMMCNDFFTKK; encoded by the exons ATGTCACAGGTCCAGCAGGCTATGGCATTGCTCATCTCAGCCTTCCACAAGTACTCTGGCAAGGAGGGCGACAAGACGACCCTGAGCAAGGGAGAACTCAAAGATCTGCTCAACGCTGAGCTTGGAGAGATCATGGGG AAAAACACTGACCAGGCAAAGGTTGACAAGATCTTCAAAGATCTGGACGCTAACTCAGATGGCAGTGTGGACTTCCAGGAGTATGTCACACTGGTGGCCTGCCTGACCATGATGTGCAATGACTTCTTCACCAAGAAGTGA